A genomic region of Populus nigra chromosome 11, ddPopNigr1.1, whole genome shotgun sequence contains the following coding sequences:
- the LOC133668559 gene encoding uncharacterized protein LOC133668559 — MSVTAGVSDTALAVRDKLRGKIGQTKVKRYWPGKAPEWADDAEEDGDIRMARVASLEKAFPSRDDSDVVSRKDDPRLRRLAETRIDNRDEMRADHRRIRQAEIISTEEEETRKQEWADMEEDDEDALEERRRRIKEKLRQREREEAALLPVEEEEEEDEVEEEEEESEYETDSEEEMTGMAMVKPVFVPKSERDTIAERERLEAEERALEDKVRKKLEERKVETKQILVEEIKKEEMIQKNLEMEANIADVDTDDEMNEAEEYEAWKVREIARIKRDREDREAMVKEREEIERVRNMTEEERREWERKNPKPAAPPKQKWRFMQKYYHKGAFFQDEPDDRAATVGSDGIFKRDFSAPTGEDNMDKTILPKVMQVKHFGRSGRTKWTHLVNEDTTDWNNPWTYNDPLRAKYNAKMAGMNATIAKPKGSKKLKDWESR; from the exons ATGTCGGTTACAGCAGGTGTTAGTGATACAGCGTTAGCAGTTAGGGATAAGCTTAGGGGTAAAATTGGACAGACCAAGGTTAAAAGGTATTGGCCTGGTAAAGCACCGGAGTGGGCAGATGATGCGGAAGAAGATGGAGATATTAGGATGGCTAGGGTGGCTTCCTTGGAGAAAGCTTTCCCCAGCAGGGACGATTCGGATGTTGTTTCCAGGAAAGATGATCCGAGGCTGCGTCGTCTGGCGGAGACTAGGATTGATAATCGCGATGAAATGAGGGCGGATCATAGGAGGATTCGGCAGGCTGAGATTATTTCAACGGAGGAGGAAGAGACCCGGAAGCAAGAATGGGCGGATATGGAGGAAGACGACGAGGATGCGTTGGAGGAAAGAAGGAGAAGGATTAAGGAGAAGTTGCGGCAGAGGGAGCGAGAGGAGGCTGCGCTTCTTcctgtagaggaggaggaggaggaggatgaagtggaggaagaggaagaggagtcGGAGTATGAGACTGATTCTGAGGAGGAAATGACAGGGATGGCTATGGTGAAGCCTGTTTTTGTGCCCAAGTCGGAGAGGGATACTATTGCTGAGCGTGAGCGGCTTGAGGCTGAAGAACGAGCACTCGAGGATAAGGTGAGGAAGAAATTGGAGGAGAGGAAGGTGGAGACCAAGCAAATATTGGTTGAGGAGATAAAGAAAGAGGAAATGATTCAGAAGAATCTGGAGATGGAGGCAAATATTGCTGATGTGGATACCGATGATGAAATGAATGAGGCAGAGGAGTACGAGGCTTGGAAGGTCAGAGAGATTGCAAGGATTAAGAGGGATAGGGAGGACCGTGAGGCAATGGTGAAGGAAAGGGAAGAGATTGAGAGGGTGCGGAACATGACTGAGGAAGAGAGGAGAGAGTGGGAGAGGAAGAATCCGAAACCTGCTGCACCACCAAAGCAGAAGTGGAGGTTTATGCAGAAATATTACCACAAGGGTGCTTTCTTCCAGGATGAGCCCGATGACCGAGCAGCAACTGTTGGATCAGATGGCATTTTCAAACGTGATTTCTCAGCTCCGACTGGAGAAGATAACATGGATAAAACCATATTGCCCAAAGTTATGCAAGTCAAACACTTTGGTCGTAGTGGAAGAACAAAATGGACCCATCTTGTCAATGAGGATACCACTGATTGGAACAATCC GTGGACATACAATGATCCTTTGCGGGCAAAGTACAATGCAAAAATGGCTGGAATGAATGCTACTATAGCTAAACCCAAAGGAAGCAAAAAGTTGAAGGATTGGGAATCCCGATAA